The stretch of DNA AAAACTTTTTTCAGGTATAGATAAACTTTTCCAGGTAGTGAAGCGATCTTACGGTCCTAAGCAGTCCCTCTCTCAATCTTCTTTCTTTAAAGAGCGGGGATTCAGCTCGATTTCCCAAACAGAACTTACCGATTCCTATGAAAATATAGGTGTGGATTTTGCAAAAGCCATGGCGAATAAAATCCATAAAGAACACGGCGATGGTGCTACCACTGGCCTTATTTTACTTCATGCAATTTTAAAAGAAAGCTACTCGGTTTTAGAACAGGGAATCCCTACTCATAAACTGATTTCTGCTTTAAAAGCTCAAGGAGAAAAACTCCAAGAGGCATTACAGCAACAATCTTGGCCGATTAAAGATGCACAAAAAATTCGGAATATTATTTTTTCTACTTTACAAATGTCAATCATTGCTGATGATTTTTACAATGCTTTGTCTGTTGTAGGCCCTGAAGGTCTTATTTCTATAACTAACGAAAAAGAAATCGATAAAACTTCAATGGATATCTTCCAAGGATTTAAAATTCCTGCAGGTTATGCCTCCACCTATTTTGTTTCTGACACAGCATCCCGTCTGACGAGAATTGCTCATCCCTTACTTCTGATCACAGATAAAAAAATCTCTACTATTCACCCATTTCTTCCCCTACTGCAAGAAATTTCAGAACAAGATCAACACCTGATAATTTTCTGTGAAGATATCGATCCGGACGTACTTGCCACCCTCGTCGTTAACAAGTTGCAAGGACTCTTGCGAGTTACTGTAGTCACAATTCCCGAACTCTCTACTGTAAATCAAGAATTAGGTGAGGATATTGCTTTATTTACTGGGACTCACATTTGTTCTTACCAAGAAGGATCTCATATTTTAACTCCCGAGATGGTGACTTTAGGATCATGTTTATCTATAGAAATCTCGGATTCACAAACGATATTAATTGGAGGTCTACACATCCCCGAAGTCCTGGCCCTGAAGACGCAGCAATTAGCAGAAGACATCCGCACGACTTCATGCCCCGAAA from Candidatus Chlamydia corallus encodes:
- the groEL3 gene encoding variant chaperonin GroEL3 is translated as MSEQEKLSNYDADKKLFSGIDKLFQVVKRSYGPKQSLSQSSFFKERGFSSISQTELTDSYENIGVDFAKAMANKIHKEHGDGATTGLILLHAILKESYSVLEQGIPTHKLISALKAQGEKLQEALQQQSWPIKDAQKIRNIIFSTLQMSIIADDFYNALSVVGPEGLISITNEKEIDKTSMDIFQGFKIPAGYASTYFVSDTASRLTRIAHPLLLITDKKISTIHPFLPLLQEISEQDQHLIIFCEDIDPDVLATLVVNKLQGLLRVTVVTIPELSTVNQELGEDIALFTGTHICSYQEGSHILTPEMVTLGSCLSIEISDSQTILIGGLHIPEVLALKTQQLAEDIRTTSCPETKKRLIKRKNRLESSVAILPVDEDNEALYNLALKIMDSALSRGYVPGGGTALFYASLTLASPKDNDIDENKVAISVLEKACCAPIRLLAANADLDGDAVIAKLSSLGTTSLGVSVFSRKIEDLIAGGILDSLAMISTVFACALDTAILILSSKILIFENQYEISML